In Phacochoerus africanus isolate WHEZ1 chromosome 2, ROS_Pafr_v1, whole genome shotgun sequence, one DNA window encodes the following:
- the RWDD2A gene encoding RWD domain-containing protein 2A, with product MSASMKECLQLQLLEMEMLFSMFPNQGEVKLEDVNALTNIKRYLEGTREALPPKIEFVITLQIEEPKVKIDLQVTMPHSYPYAALQLFGRSSELDRQQQLLLNKGLTSHIGTFDPGELCVCAAIQWLQDNSASYFLNRKLVYEPSTQAKPVKNTFLRMWIYSHHIYQQDLRKKILDVGKRLEVTGFCMTGKPGIICVEGFKEHCEEFWHTIRYPNWKHISCKHAESMETEGNGEELRLFHSFEELLLEAHGDYGLRNDYHMNLGQFLEFLKKHKSEHVFQILFGIESKSSDS from the exons ATGTCCGCTTCAATGAAAGAATGCCTTCAACTTCAGCTGCTGGAGATGGAAATGTTGTTTTCTATGTTTCCTAACCAAGGAGAAGTAAAACTTGAAGATGTAAATGCCCTGACAAATATAAAGAGATATTTGGAGGGCACAAGGGAGGCACTGCCACCAAAAATCGAATTTGTGATTACACTCCAGATCGAGGAGCCCAAG gtGAAAATTGACTTGCAAGTAACCATGCCTCACAGCTACCCCTATGCAGCACTGCAGCTGTTTGGACGGTCATCCGAACTTGACAGACAACAGCAGCTGCTTCTCAACAAAGGTCTCACTTCTCACATAGGGACCTTTGACCCAGgggagctctgtgtgtgtgcagcCATCCAGTGGTTACAAGACAACAGTGCCTCCTACTTCCTGAACAGAAAGCTCGTTTATGAACCGTCTACACAAGCCAAGCCAGTCAAGAACACCTTCCTCCGAATGTGGATCTACAGTCACCACATATATCAGCAGGACCTAAGGAAGAAGATTTTGGATGTTGGGAAAAGGCTAGAGGTGACGGGATTTTGCATGACCGGAAAGCCTGGTATAATCTGCGTGGAGGGCTTCAAAGAGCACTGCGAGGAGTTCTGGCACACAATTCGATACCCCAACTGGAAACACATCTCCTGTAAGCACGCCGAGAGTATGGAGACAGAGGGTAACGGGGAGGAGCTGCgccttttccattcttttgaagAATTACTCCTCGAGGCTCATGGGGACTATGGACTAAGGAATGACTATCACATGAATCTGGGCCAGTTCTTAGAATTTCTCAAGAAACACAAAAGCGAGCatgttttccaaatattatttGGGATTGAAAGCAAAAGTTCAGACTCCTAG